The following DNA comes from Ricinus communis isolate WT05 ecotype wild-type chromosome 10, ASM1957865v1, whole genome shotgun sequence.
CTTCATTAGTgaacttcttttattttaagagtTTCAAAGTTGAAAACTATGGACTTAGGCATCTTTAGTGGTGAGAATTAAAGAGAAgaaacatattttataaagaaaaagcaaagaaatatttactaattaacCGAGGCACCGAAAGGTGAAAGCCAACTTTAATATACTTTTGCTTTTGCCACATTGCTGTTTTTCAAAACAATAACTCATATTTGGACCAATAGCCAGATCGGAACTTGatgcatttttttaatatcaatagTTATAAAATCAGATTAACTTTATCATaatctttttttgaaaaaatggCTAGAATTGTCAAAGCAAACAATGGTTTTTCAGCTTTTTACCAATTAGGTCTCTCCTATGATATCTCTTGTTGAAGGAAGTAGAAAAGGAAGGCTAGTATTTCCCGTGAGGGAATCATGGTTTCTAGgtaataaaaaacaatattGTAAACTAAGATCTGATATGTTTGATCAAATAGAAGAATCTGGATTAAAAAGATtagcattttttttctttttttcttcatcaatCTCCATCTCATGTGCACATTCCACATAAATTCCCATATCCCACTACTTGGATATGGAATCCAAAGCACAGGTGTTCCAAATCCATCTCCAATAACCCACTAAGAAGGGATAAAtggaaattaaaaatcaagtAGCACAAGAAATAACAACTAGTTGTGCATTAAATAAAAGGGTATTAGAATAATagcaataaataaactaaatacaTCATTTGTCAACTTTATTATCTCTCTAAATTACTAGCACCCCACAATCATCAACAACTCCATCCACCTGTGCTCATTCCAGTCCAAGAACTACATAGCCATAAAGAAAGTCTTTTCATTAGTCTCATGTCATGGCCTTCTATTGATTCTGAAGGTCATGTTGAATATAAGAGTTTGACAAACAGGGCAATCTAGTTATACTGTAACTTTAACATGTTGCTCATCATAATGTTAAAAAATGACAATAATAGAAAtctaaaaatttgaaaatattgagAAAAAATACACCTAGCCtgggtcttttttttttttttttttattctaaaccAAAAGCTATCTCACCCtgtctctcttttcttttttcttgttctctAACTTACTGATGTAACAATTATATGgtgaaaatgaatattttcttcttccaaAGTGACCTTGCTCACTTCCCTTACTTCTGCTATAACAGTTACCTTCAACAccactaacaacaaaaccccAAAAAAACATTGAAGTATTTACCAAAACCTTGCCTGTTTTCACTACCCTCTTGGTCTCTgtaaaattgaattcaattttgcTGAGCCACAAGCTGATCAATCTGCAATTGCTCAATCCATGCCCCCACCACATGATCAACTGAATCAATTTGGGAATTCACATTTGAACTCTCACATGATGAAGCACCCATGGCAACACTAGTTGAGACAGGCATGGtgagtttttctttcatttcagtAGGAGATTCTTTAACAAGTGATTGCACCCACGATAGATCAGGCTCCTCCCCATTACCAAGCTCAAATGAATTTGATCTGCGAAGCTTACCAAACTCGTCACTGCTAACAGTCCAGTCTGGTTTCCCATTTGAAGAACCCCATTTTGACCAAGAATTTACTGGGGAACCAACAATTGCAGCGGAGTTTGAGCCTAGTTCCCGAGAACTGAGGCTGCGAAGCTGCTGTTGCTGCTTCTCGCGTTGAGCCAACATAGTCATCCGAGAGCTCATAGGTGAGATAGGTTCCACATTTCGAGGAGACATCCTGCCTGATGCAAAAGAGGCCTGCAACAGAGGGTGATCAACATTCTTAGGAGAAAAGTTTGTGTTGATTGGTGATAACATACTTTGCTGCTGTTGGAACTGATTGAGAACTGCAGACTTGTGGGTTGGGGAGAAAACAGCAGATGCCAATGCTTGATCAGCATACCGAGGAGAAGAACTCTCCGCAGAAAACAAATCATCAAGATTTGAAGGGGTTAGTTTCAAACGACCTGAACGGTTCAAGGAATTATTACTCAAAGCGGGTTGAGTAAGACTGGATAATTCATTTAggagctgctgctgctgcacATCAAAATCTGGCAGCATACTGTAGTCGTCAGCTTGAATGTCTCTTGCATTAAGGGAAGATCTCAAGCGACTGGACTGGAGATTGCTCCCTGGGAGATGTAAGGCTGGAACATTTGGTTGGGGCCAAGCAACAGAAGAATGAGACATGCTGTTCGCAGATGGAGACATTGGGGGAGTGAATGGTGTAGGAGACATAACAGATACTGATGAAGGAGATCCTGGCAAGAGGCTCATGGCTGCAGCAAAATCCATAGCAGTAGCACCAGAAGTGCTCGAGCGAGGAGAGGGAACAGCAGAACCAGTAGACACATATAATGGACGGAGTTCCTCCACAGTGTGGGCAAAGAAGCAAACTCTCCTCGCACAACTTGTACCATCTTTGCAAAGACGGGTTCGATACTGAGCTGGATGAAGCCAGCACTCAAAAACTCCATGAGCATACTCGCACATATCTCCTCGTCTACAAGCCCCTTTGCGAAAATCAGGACATGGGACACAACTGTAATGGAACTTCCTAGGATCCCTTCTTCTAGCATTTTCCCCCGGATGAACAAATGGGCACTCGGTCCAATCATGAGAGTAGGCACGAGAACAAGGCCGAACCTTGAATGAATACATTCGGAATTCATCAGTTGAATAAATACTGTTTTTGATGTCTGGCAGAGATGGATCCACTGGGTATTCTTTCTTCTCTGATGCAGTGGAAATAGTTGCATCATGAAGCTTTGATTTCACTGGGGAATCTGATGAAGACAATGGAGAGCCATTCCCTACAGACGGTGAAAGGGGCGGAGAAGTTGAATTTGAGGTTGCTGTGGAAACCCTCAGATCACGCTCAATGACAGATCCATCATTAACAAGAAGTTCTTCAAGAGCAAATTTCACACCATCAAGCTTTGGTGGAACAACAATAACATCAATTGGACGATGACCATTGGCATCTATTGAATTAGGGTCAGCACCTGCTGCTAAAAGCAGCTTAACAACATCCACTGCATTCACTGCACCACCAG
Coding sequences within:
- the LOC8278944 gene encoding zinc finger CCCH domain-containing protein 30 — encoded protein: MCCGLERLKPTPFPTLLLISSEDSRSTNIDMNHLTVETEDTFASLLELAANNDIEGFKRTIERDPSCVDEIGLWYGRRKGSKQMVNEHRTPLMVAATYGSIDVIKLILSSSDADVNRSCGLDKSTALHCVASGGAVNAVDVVKLLLAAGADPNSIDANGHRPIDVIVVPPKLDGVKFALEELLVNDGSVIERDLRVSTATSNSTSPPLSPSVGNGSPLSSSDSPVKSKLHDATISTASEKKEYPVDPSLPDIKNSIYSTDEFRMYSFKVRPCSRAYSHDWTECPFVHPGENARRRDPRKFHYSCVPCPDFRKGACRRGDMCEYAHGVFECWLHPAQYRTRLCKDGTSCARRVCFFAHTVEELRPLYVSTGSAVPSPRSSTSGATAMDFAAAMSLLPGSPSSVSVMSPTPFTPPMSPSANSMSHSSVAWPQPNVPALHLPGSNLQSSRLRSSLNARDIQADDYSMLPDFDVQQQQLLNELSSLTQPALSNNSLNRSGRLKLTPSNLDDLFSAESSSPRYADQALASAVFSPTHKSAVLNQFQQQQSMLSPINTNFSPKNVDHPLLQASFASGRMSPRNVEPISPMSSRMTMLAQREKQQQQLRSLSSRELGSNSAAIVGSPVNSWSKWGSSNGKPDWTVSSDEFGKLRRSNSFELGNGEEPDLSWVQSLVKESPTEMKEKLTMPVSTSVAMGASSCESSNVNSQIDSVDHVVGAWIEQLQIDQLVAQQN